In Lepidochelys kempii isolate rLepKem1 chromosome 8, rLepKem1.hap2, whole genome shotgun sequence, a single genomic region encodes these proteins:
- the IL17B gene encoding interleukin-17B: MDWAPSLLLFCALSVSFAWAAATEPKHQSKGAKGKRKGPARDEVQLPEAQVPGPNRVLKGNSMASAADSPYTLLEDYEQSIREMVSQLQNSSEPADSKCQVNLRLWRSNKRSLSPWAYSINHDPTRIPADIPEAQCLCTGCINPFTMQEDRTIVSIPIYSKLPVRRLLCHPPEGSGAKTRRKKKRCHKEYKMVMETIAVGCTCIF; the protein is encoded by the exons CTTCTCTTCTGCGCGCTCTCTGTCTCCTTCGCGTGGGCTGCTGCCACCGAACCCAAGCACCAAAGCAAGGGAGCgaaaggaaagaggaaaggaCCAGCTAGGGATGAGGTCCAGCTGCCGGAGGCACAGGTACCTGGCCCCAACCGCGTGCTGAAGGGGAACTCCATGGCCTCAGCGGCAGACAGCCCCTACACCCTGCTGGAGGATTACGAACAGAGCATCCGGGAGATGGTGAGCCAGCTGCAGAACAGCTCGGAGCCAGCTGACAGCAAGTGCCAGGTCAACCTGAGACTCTGGAGGTCCAACAAGAGGAGTCTGTCTCCGTGGGCCTACAG TATAAACCACGATCCAACGCGGATCCCAGCAGACATCCCAGAGGCGCAGTGCCTCTGCACCGGCTGCATCAACCCCTTCACCATGCAGGAGGACCGCACCATTGTCAGCATCCCCATCTACAGCAAGCTGCCTGTCCGCCGGCTCCTCTGCCACCCCCCTGAGGGCTCGGGAGCCAAGACCCGCAGGAAGAAGAAGAGGTGCCACAAGGAGTACAAGATGGTCATGGAGACCATTGCTGTGGGCTGCACCTGCATCTTCTGA
- the PCYOX1L gene encoding prenylcysteine oxidase 1-like produces the protein MSGVRGLRRAPRDGPRAPCSAGWGVAAPAVPGGGVAGDDLIARAGLVHSLSFAWCSLLLPPASSMMAELQPLPCAVRLLSAVALGVLLAGPSSAAAGDAPPGKIAVVGAGIGGSAVAYFLQQHFGPQVQLDVYEKGSEGGRLATIFVNKQQYECGGASIHSLSLHMQDFVKLLGLKHRREVAGKSAIFSGEQFVLEETDWYLLNLFRLWWHYGISFLRLQMWVEEVMEKFMRIYKYQAHGYAFSNLEELLHSLGGETFVNMTQRSVAESLLEVGVTQRFVDDVIAAVLRSSYGQSVLVPAFAGAMSLAGAQGNMWAVEGGNKLVCSGLLKLTKANVIQAKVTGVSLHSSDGKALYQVHYEDDEGQASAFYDMVVIATPLHSSKSNITFENFDPPITDFPGSFHPTITSVIHGYLNSSYFGFPEPKLFPFASILTTDSPDLFFNAMDNICPVNISGTFRRKQPQEAAIWRVLSQQPLDKQQLKTLFRSYYSVQVTEWQAYPHYDSTKSIPPIILHDNLFYLNGVEWVASSMEMAAVAAKNVALLAYNRWYQDLEKIDQKDLMHKMKTEL, from the exons ATGAGCGGCGTCCGCGGCCTTCGGCGGGCTCCGCGAGACGGCCCGAGGGCCCCGTGCTCAGCCGGCTGGGGTGTGGCGGCTCCCGCTGTGCCCGGGGGCGGCGTGGCTGGCGATGATTTGATTGCACGCGCTGGATTGGTGCATTCTCTTTCTTTTGCTTGGTgcagcctcctgctcccccccgcATCGTCCATGATGGCTGAGCTGCAGCCGCTGCCCTGTGCAGTGCGGCTCCTTTCAGCTGTCGCTctgggggtgctgctggcagGTCCCTCCTCAGCTGCAGCAGGGGATGCCCCGCCTGGCAAAATAG CCGTGGTGGGCGCCGGGATAGGTGGCTCAGCAGTGGCCTATTTCCTGCAGCAGCACTTTGGGCCACAGGTGCAGCTGGATGTATACGAGAAGGGCAGCGAGGGGGGCCGACTGGCCACCATCTTCGTCAACAAGCAGCAGTACGAGTGCGGTGGCGCCTCTATCCACTCGCTCAGCCTACACATGCAGGACTTCGTCAAGCTCCTGG GCCTGAAGCACCGACGAGAGGTGGCAGGGAAGAGCGCCATCTTCAGTGGGGAGCAGTTTGTCCTGGAGGAGACGGACTGGTACCTGCTTAACCTCTTCCGGCTCTGGTGGCACTATGGAATCAGCTTCCTGCGCCTGCAGATGTGGGTGGAGGAGGTGATGGAGAAGTTCATGAG GATCTACAAGTACCAGGCACATGGCTATGCCTTCTCCAACCTGGAGGAGCTCCTGCACTCGCTGGGCGGCGAGACCTTTGTCAACATGACGCAGCGCTCTGTGGCCGAGTCCCTGCTGGAGGTGGGCGTCACGCAGCGCTTCGTTGATGATGTCATCGCAGCCGTCTTGCGCTCCAGCTACGGCCAGTCGGTGCTCGTGCCCGCCTTTGCAG GGGCCATGTCgctggcaggggctcagggcaataTGTGGGCTGTGGAAGGTGGCAACAAGCTGGTGTGTTCAGGTTTGCTGAAGCTAACTAAAGCCAACGTGATCCAGGCCAAGGTGACAGGTGTCTCTCTGCATAGCTCAG ACGGGAAAGCCCTGTACCAGGTGCACTATGAGGATGACGAAGGCCAAGCCTCGGCCTTTTACGACATGGTGGTCATCGCCACGCCGCTGCATTCCAGCAAGAGCAACATCACCTTTGAGAACTTTGACCCCCCCATCACTGACTTCCCAGGctccttccatcccaccatcacctCCGTCATCCACGGCTACCTCAACTCCTCCTACTTCGGCTTCCCTGAACCCAAGCTCTTCCCTTTCGCTAGCATCCTCACCACTGACTCCCCTGACCTCTTCTTCAACGCCATGGACAACATCTGCCCTGTCAACATCTCAGGCACCTTCCGACGCAAGCAGCCCCAGGAGGCCGCCATCTGGCGGgtcctttcccagcagcccctggaCAAGCAACAGCTGAAGACCCTCTTCCGCTCCTACTATTCAGTCCAGGTGACAGAATGGCAGGCCTACCCCCACTATGACTCCACCAAGAGCATCCCGCCCATCATCCTCCACGACAACCTCTTCTACCTCAACGGTGTGGAGTGGGTGGCCAGCTCCATGGAAATGGCTGCTGTGGCAGCCAAGAATGTGGCACTCCTGGCATACAACCGGTGGTACCAGGACCTGGAGAAGATTGACCAGAAGGACTTGATGCACAAGATGAAGACTGAACTGTGA